One window from the genome of Marinobacter sp. LV10R510-11A encodes:
- the prmB gene encoding 50S ribosomal protein L3 N(5)-glutamine methyltransferase, with protein MSSPIEDLHTVRDYLRYTSSQFAAAPVFFGHGTDNVWDEAVQLVMRSLHLPLENNTLFLDARLIREERRIILERIRRRIEERVPLAYLLGEAWFMGMPFNVDERVLVPRSPIGELIENGFQPWLGDKPVERILDLCTGSGCIGIGAASVFEDASVDLSDISPDALAVAESNIDLHELRGRVRTVQSDVFANISGQYDIIVCNPPYVDAEDLADMPDEFHHEPALGLAAGDDGLDIAHRIIAGAVEHLTPGGLLVVEVGNSWAALDEAYPGLPLIWLEFSNGGDGVFAITEQDLRQWQSKH; from the coding sequence GTGAGCAGCCCGATTGAAGATCTTCATACCGTTCGCGATTACCTTCGCTACACATCTTCGCAGTTTGCCGCCGCGCCGGTTTTTTTCGGCCATGGCACGGATAACGTGTGGGATGAAGCCGTACAGCTGGTGATGCGCAGCCTGCATCTGCCGCTGGAAAACAACACCCTGTTTCTTGATGCGCGGCTTATCCGGGAAGAGCGCCGGATTATTCTTGAGCGTATCAGGCGCCGTATCGAGGAGCGGGTTCCTCTTGCTTATCTTCTGGGCGAAGCCTGGTTTATGGGCATGCCGTTTAATGTGGATGAGCGTGTGCTGGTGCCGCGATCCCCGATTGGTGAGCTGATTGAAAATGGCTTTCAGCCCTGGCTGGGAGACAAGCCGGTTGAGCGGATTCTTGATCTCTGCACGGGGAGCGGTTGTATTGGCATAGGCGCGGCCTCGGTATTTGAAGACGCCAGTGTGGATTTGTCAGATATATCACCGGATGCATTGGCGGTTGCTGAATCAAACATAGATCTTCACGAACTCCGTGGCCGGGTGCGCACTGTGCAATCGGATGTGTTTGCGAACATCAGCGGGCAGTACGATATCATTGTGTGTAACCCGCCTTATGTAGATGCGGAGGATCTGGCGGACATGCCGGATGAGTTCCACCATGAACCCGCATTGGGTTTGGCGGCAGGTGATGACGGGCTGGATATTGCGCACCGGATTATTGCCGGTGCAGTTGAGCATCTTACGCCCGGTGGTTTGCTGGTAGTTGAGGTGGGGAATAGCTGGGCGGCACTGGATGAAGCCTACCCGGGGCTCCCGCTTATCTGGCTGGAATTCAGCAACGGCGGCGACGGTGTCTTTGCTATCACTGAGCAGGATCTCCGCCAGTGGCAGAGCAAGCATTAA
- a CDS encoding transglutaminaseTgpA domain-containing protein produces the protein MSLWSRSKNEPEKPSDSLPSRALLWLIASFGLLLTPQLDRLPLWLILVCVALAGWRWLAQHGRVRLPGRWLRTGIMLVLVAIYLVRVQGSFTVDTAASFFVLTVGLKWLETRNARDFYVLFYILVYLATVNFLFHQEIHWALVNIGAIALLLIGLQVLNAPDLPGGMKAGWRRLGVMLLKVLPVVVLLFVFFPRMEPLWSVPLVSGQARTGISDTMRPGDISNLAQSSERAFRVTFGGPMPEYRDRYWRGLILDTLDDGTWRQGGYEPYRSPGRVNVDGGVGELAAREYDVLMEATDQRWAFALEGSKAVSDNVVKEADELFRFRRPADSTIRYRLALENTDKPAAQSLEPGEAHRYLQLPAQGNPRARALADELKRSTDDVGVIQSLLSRFREQPYFYTLRPPKMPNDGIDSLLFDEKRGFCAHYAGATTFVLRSAGIPARIVVGYQGGESGAGNEYLIVRQYDAHAWVEAWVAGQGWIRIDPTAAIAPDRIELGLRDAVADEGSFLENNWASAQRYGDVAIIQWASLQLDRINYQWQRWVVGYQGQSQLDLMSRLPGGFGMRELGYFTAGIIGAALLIAGLISALQMRRGVGRDRYARVLGAWYQLCGRAGVPVRHGETPAALASRLAVAEPAVADSARLFARMVNSHYYMPHSRPQSSPQSGPHSARDDSDDLKRLRRLLATMKRQLHRAGKHRSGIFRASPQSGKHSD, from the coding sequence ATGAGCCTTTGGAGCCGTTCCAAGAACGAGCCTGAAAAACCCAGCGATAGCCTGCCGTCCCGCGCATTGCTCTGGCTGATTGCAAGCTTTGGGTTGTTGCTGACACCCCAGCTTGATCGACTTCCCTTATGGCTGATCCTTGTGTGCGTCGCATTGGCGGGCTGGCGGTGGCTTGCTCAGCATGGGCGTGTGCGTTTACCGGGCCGTTGGCTGCGCACCGGGATAATGCTGGTGTTGGTTGCGATATATCTGGTTCGTGTGCAAGGAAGTTTCACCGTGGATACGGCCGCCTCGTTTTTTGTGCTGACGGTTGGTTTGAAGTGGCTTGAAACACGCAACGCGCGGGATTTTTACGTGCTGTTTTATATTCTGGTGTATCTGGCCACCGTGAATTTTCTGTTTCATCAGGAGATTCACTGGGCGCTGGTGAATATCGGTGCCATCGCCTTGTTGCTTATCGGGCTGCAAGTGCTCAATGCACCGGATCTTCCCGGGGGCATGAAGGCGGGCTGGCGCAGGCTGGGCGTTATGCTGCTGAAAGTGCTACCGGTCGTTGTGCTTTTGTTCGTATTCTTCCCGCGTATGGAGCCTTTGTGGAGTGTACCGCTTGTGTCTGGCCAGGCGCGCACGGGTATCAGTGACACCATGCGGCCAGGGGATATATCCAACCTGGCACAAAGCAGTGAACGGGCCTTTCGTGTGACTTTCGGTGGCCCTATGCCGGAGTATCGGGACAGGTACTGGCGGGGGCTGATTCTCGACACCCTCGATGATGGAACCTGGCGCCAGGGCGGGTACGAACCCTATCGATCGCCGGGTCGGGTTAATGTAGATGGCGGCGTGGGTGAGCTGGCAGCCCGTGAGTACGATGTTTTGATGGAGGCCACGGATCAGCGGTGGGCGTTTGCGCTTGAAGGCTCGAAGGCCGTGTCTGATAACGTTGTGAAAGAAGCAGACGAGCTGTTCCGCTTCCGCCGACCGGCAGATAGCACAATTCGCTACAGGTTGGCGCTGGAAAACACCGATAAGCCAGCAGCACAATCCTTGGAGCCGGGCGAAGCTCACCGCTACCTGCAGCTTCCGGCACAGGGAAACCCCCGGGCCCGTGCTCTGGCTGATGAGTTAAAGCGCTCAACCGATGACGTTGGCGTGATCCAATCGCTGCTGAGCCGTTTCCGGGAACAGCCTTACTTCTACACATTGCGCCCGCCCAAAATGCCAAACGACGGCATCGACAGCCTGCTTTTTGATGAAAAACGCGGGTTCTGCGCGCATTATGCGGGCGCCACCACTTTTGTGCTGCGTTCTGCGGGCATTCCCGCGCGGATTGTGGTGGGGTATCAGGGCGGCGAAAGCGGCGCAGGTAACGAATATCTTATCGTGAGGCAGTACGATGCCCATGCGTGGGTTGAGGCTTGGGTTGCAGGGCAGGGCTGGATTCGCATTGATCCCACGGCGGCCATTGCGCCAGACAGAATTGAGCTGGGCCTACGGGACGCAGTGGCCGATGAAGGTTCGTTCTTGGAAAACAACTGGGCATCGGCCCAGAGATACGGCGATGTAGCCATTATTCAGTGGGCAAGCCTGCAGCTTGATCGCATAAACTACCAATGGCAGCGCTGGGTGGTTGGGTATCAGGGCCAAAGCCAGTTAGATTTGATGTCCCGCTTGCCTGGCGGGTTCGGCATGCGCGAGCTGGGTTATTTTACGGCAGGCATTATCGGTGCTGCTTTGTTGATTGCAGGTCTTATATCAGCGTTGCAGATGCGCCGGGGTGTAGGCCGGGATCGCTACGCGCGAGTGCTGGGTGCCTGGTATCAGCTGTGCGGGCGGGCAGGTGTGCCTGTAAGGCATGGTGAAACACCGGCGGCTTTGGCCTCAAGGCTGGCGGTTGCAGAGCCTGCGGTAGCCGATTCTGCCAGGCTTTTTGCTCGGATGGTTAACAGCCATTACTATATGCCTCACTCTAGGCCTCAATCTAGCCCTCAATCTGGGCCTCATTCCGCACGGGACGATAGCGACGATCTGAAGCGCCTGCGCAGATTGCTAGCTACCATGAAGCGACAGCTGCACAGAGCTGGCAAGCATCGATCCGGGATATTCCGGGCCAGCCCCCAATCAGGAAAGCACAGTGACTGA
- a CDS encoding DNA polymerase III subunit delta' — translation MTDIALEMPWLQKPWQFVQNGLAEGRLPHALLVNGECGVGKRAWADAVSGLLLCAAPLNKDAGAPIACGQCRQCTLLAASSHPDVRVCSPEKSRMIKIDQIRSLSAFAVSSPQVAGRKIAIIDRADQLNINSANALLKTLEEPVEDFVLLLLQESGRPVLPTIRSRCQVLSIPVPSTEQADQWLAGKVAHLEADKQPSTELMAKSLMLAGNAPRLALEYTTGEFPALRDEAFNKFRQFMKGQVAVSEAAKAFKALGLEDMLWLFEGWASDLARLCVGGKANDPEAGEMLGFLAGINPAWRAHELLDMVRESRSAGVYNVNPELEASRLLIAWRDLMPTKRRAS, via the coding sequence GTGACTGATATTGCCCTTGAAATGCCTTGGCTTCAGAAACCCTGGCAGTTTGTACAGAATGGCCTTGCCGAGGGCCGGCTTCCTCATGCGTTATTGGTTAATGGCGAATGTGGCGTGGGCAAGCGCGCCTGGGCAGATGCAGTGTCAGGTCTGTTATTGTGCGCAGCTCCATTAAATAAGGACGCCGGGGCGCCGATTGCCTGTGGCCAGTGCCGTCAATGCACACTGCTTGCCGCATCCAGCCACCCGGATGTTCGGGTGTGCTCGCCGGAAAAGTCCCGGATGATCAAAATTGATCAGATAAGATCGCTTTCGGCTTTTGCGGTTTCATCGCCCCAGGTTGCAGGTCGAAAAATTGCGATTATTGACCGCGCAGATCAACTCAATATCAACTCAGCCAACGCTCTGTTGAAAACCCTTGAAGAGCCGGTGGAGGACTTTGTGCTTCTACTTTTGCAGGAAAGCGGTCGGCCCGTATTGCCAACCATTCGGTCTCGATGCCAGGTGTTGTCGATACCGGTGCCTTCAACAGAGCAGGCCGATCAATGGCTTGCCGGCAAGGTGGCGCACCTTGAAGCCGATAAGCAACCGTCCACAGAGCTTATGGCCAAGTCGCTTATGCTGGCGGGCAATGCCCCGCGCCTGGCGCTTGAGTACACCACAGGTGAGTTCCCGGCGTTACGGGATGAGGCGTTCAATAAGTTTCGGCAATTTATGAAGGGGCAGGTTGCGGTCTCGGAGGCGGCAAAGGCATTTAAAGCACTGGGGTTAGAGGATATGCTCTGGTTGTTTGAAGGTTGGGCGTCGGATTTGGCCCGGCTGTGTGTTGGGGGCAAAGCAAACGATCCGGAAGCCGGTGAAATGCTCGGTTTTCTGGCCGGTATCAACCCGGCATGGCGCGCCCACGAACTGTTGGATATGGTTCGGGAGAGCCGTTCGGCTGGCGTATACAATGTTAACCCCGAACTGGAAGCCAGCCGGTTGCTCATAGCCTGGCGAGACTTAATGCCCACGAAGCGCCGCGCGTCCTAA
- a CDS encoding alpha/beta fold hydrolase, which translates to MQWPLRHITLAGLSWAAEDASQPVSPPVIMLHGWLDNSFTFSQIAPELAKVSSLYAVDMAGHGHSGHRPPGQSYQLMDYVADIAELIETHFCGPEQGIKVDIVGHSLGGIVGSLYAAAFPERVRKLVMIDSLGALSRPVDETIPQLRKSITKRIAGSGRPVVYPDITAAAKVREGGLSPLSHEAALTLIPRNLQPEGDGYGWRTDARLRHPSPLMMTEDQVVASLKAVQTPTLFVSAKKGLLANRKGLDDRLNAISNVQKLEVPGGHHCHLDGDVRPVADVVRNFLKKE; encoded by the coding sequence ATGCAGTGGCCGTTGCGGCACATTACTCTGGCTGGCCTAAGCTGGGCGGCCGAGGATGCCTCCCAACCTGTTAGCCCGCCTGTCATCATGCTTCATGGCTGGCTGGATAACAGCTTTACCTTCTCGCAAATAGCGCCGGAACTGGCAAAGGTGTCGTCGTTATACGCCGTGGATATGGCTGGCCACGGGCATTCTGGCCACCGCCCGCCGGGGCAAAGCTACCAGTTGATGGATTACGTTGCGGATATCGCAGAGCTGATCGAAACACACTTTTGTGGCCCAGAGCAGGGCATTAAAGTGGATATTGTGGGTCACTCCCTAGGCGGCATTGTTGGCTCGCTGTATGCGGCGGCTTTTCCAGAGCGGGTGCGTAAACTTGTGATGATCGACAGCTTAGGTGCACTTAGCCGCCCTGTTGATGAAACGATTCCACAGCTTCGTAAGTCCATTACTAAGCGGATTGCGGGTTCTGGTCGCCCCGTTGTTTATCCTGATATAACCGCTGCGGCAAAAGTCCGTGAAGGCGGCCTTAGCCCGCTCAGTCATGAGGCAGCACTGACGTTGATCCCCCGCAACTTGCAGCCTGAGGGGGATGGTTACGGCTGGCGTACCGACGCCCGGCTACGGCATCCATCGCCACTGATGATGACTGAAGATCAGGTAGTGGCTTCTTTGAAGGCGGTTCAGACGCCGACACTGTTCGTGAGCGCAAAGAAAGGGTTGTTGGCTAACCGGAAGGGGCTGGACGACCGTTTGAACGCGATTTCGAACGTGCAAAAGTTGGAGGTGCCCGGTGGGCATCACTGTCACCTTGATGGGGATGTCCGCCCGGTTGCCGATGTTGTTAGAAATTTCCTTAAAAAAGAGTGA
- a CDS encoding DUF4892 domain-containing protein, which yields MSKFFVCPLLVGALLLTSSALASAALPEALPEAFAQSTLELSVPVESSGHLVLFSPVREVNNEIRSESMARLRVSGAGRLYQIARDANRRDAREHYREVLRERGAQILFECTGVRCGRSNVWANQIFNQADLYGRDATQDYLVAGVVERDGSRWLTSVYTVTRGSLREYVWVEHLKVAPGAVIPGLGTVNNRVLGPVIVPWKGGVTYQFEWQSADRRKINELARVEGAKVVLVGYSALDANESLKDSMDRARNATESLAEVLTKTGVPKQQQEVLIVGPLVSVTDPTRQGDRVEVMVITR from the coding sequence TTGTCCAAATTTTTTGTATGTCCCTTGCTTGTTGGCGCTCTGTTACTAACAAGCTCCGCTCTTGCCAGTGCCGCACTGCCCGAAGCCTTACCTGAGGCATTTGCCCAGTCCACGCTTGAATTGTCGGTTCCCGTTGAGTCGTCAGGGCACCTGGTGCTTTTCAGCCCAGTACGTGAAGTGAACAACGAGATTCGCTCAGAATCTATGGCCCGGTTGCGGGTTTCCGGGGCGGGGCGGCTCTACCAGATCGCCCGGGATGCTAATCGCCGCGACGCACGGGAACATTATCGTGAAGTGCTTCGTGAGCGTGGCGCACAGATTTTGTTTGAGTGCACGGGAGTTCGCTGTGGCCGAAGCAATGTGTGGGCAAATCAGATATTCAACCAAGCGGATCTGTATGGCCGGGACGCTACCCAGGATTATTTGGTGGCGGGCGTGGTGGAACGCGATGGCAGTCGCTGGCTGACGTCTGTGTATACCGTTACTAGGGGCAGCCTGAGAGAGTACGTGTGGGTGGAGCACCTAAAGGTGGCGCCAGGCGCTGTAATTCCCGGCCTTGGAACCGTTAACAATCGAGTGTTAGGGCCTGTGATTGTTCCGTGGAAAGGTGGTGTTACCTATCAGTTTGAATGGCAGTCGGCGGATCGCCGGAAGATCAACGAGCTTGCCCGAGTTGAGGGTGCCAAGGTGGTTCTTGTGGGCTACTCCGCGCTTGACGCGAATGAATCACTGAAGGATTCCATGGATCGCGCACGCAACGCGACTGAATCCCTTGCTGAGGTGTTGACCAAGACCGGCGTGCCCAAACAACAGCAGGAAGTGCTGATAGTCGGGCCGTTGGTATCAGTTACCGACCCGACCCGACAGGGTGACCGAGTTGAAGTGATGGTTATAACGAGGTAG
- a CDS encoding PilZ domain-containing protein, producing the protein MGPGFGARSGILTLTIKDKAVLYAAYMPYIRQGGLFIPTQKQYQLGDEVFLLLNLMDEPEKLPVAGKVIWITPKGAQGNRAAGIGVQFNGDDESARTKIESYLAGSLSSDRPTHTM; encoded by the coding sequence ATGGGGCCCGGATTTGGTGCACGCAGCGGCATTCTTACCCTGACGATTAAAGATAAAGCGGTTTTGTACGCGGCTTACATGCCATACATTCGCCAGGGAGGTCTGTTTATACCCACCCAGAAGCAGTATCAGCTTGGTGATGAAGTGTTTTTGCTACTGAACCTGATGGATGAGCCAGAAAAGCTCCCCGTTGCGGGCAAGGTTATCTGGATTACGCCCAAGGGCGCCCAGGGTAATCGCGCGGCAGGCATTGGTGTGCAGTTTAATGGTGATGACGAAAGTGCCAGAACCAAGATTGAATCCTATCTTGCCGGCTCTCTGAGTTCTGATCGCCCGACTCATACGATGTGA
- a CDS encoding patatin-like phospholipase family protein — MGSSDISATESSISTEGKAPERRRQTVALTLGSGGARGYAHIGAIEILAERGYNIVAISGCSMGALVGGMYAAGKMQDYKDWVTGLGQFDVLKLLDLTFNSVGAIRGEKIFSIVREMLGDTRIENLPLHYTAVATDLLAHKEIWFQDGPLDRAIRASVAIPGVVTPLVYGGRVLVDGSLLNPLPIVPTISAQADIVVAVNLSGEDDRRRKISDAAFSVSGDDDDTDEWMNTFRDRASRWFDWDTLKSLGVKKPVGGDSPEEKMTKQVQKKEHQRLSEKKLQEEHETIDWDKLGIGKFDVMNLTIETMQSALVQYKLAGYPPDLLVNIPKNASRSYDYHKAPELIQLGRERMAAALDRYEESRSSSGPLAI, encoded by the coding sequence ATGGGTAGTTCTGACATATCGGCCACCGAGTCGAGCATAAGCACTGAGGGCAAGGCCCCGGAGCGCAGGCGCCAAACGGTTGCTCTTACGTTGGGTAGCGGGGGTGCCCGTGGTTATGCCCATATTGGTGCCATTGAGATCCTGGCTGAGCGCGGCTATAACATAGTTGCCATCTCTGGCTGCTCTATGGGTGCCCTTGTTGGGGGAATGTACGCCGCCGGCAAAATGCAGGACTACAAAGACTGGGTAACCGGGCTGGGTCAGTTTGATGTGCTGAAGCTGCTGGATTTGACGTTCAATTCCGTTGGCGCCATCCGGGGCGAGAAAATCTTTTCAATAGTCCGGGAAATGTTGGGTGACACCCGCATCGAAAACCTGCCGCTGCACTATACCGCCGTCGCGACGGATTTATTGGCCCACAAGGAGATCTGGTTTCAGGACGGCCCCCTAGACCGAGCGATCCGCGCATCTGTTGCCATTCCGGGGGTGGTAACACCTTTGGTTTATGGTGGTCGTGTGCTGGTAGACGGCTCTTTGCTGAATCCGCTGCCCATTGTTCCTACCATTTCCGCACAAGCAGACATCGTCGTGGCAGTGAACCTTAGCGGTGAGGATGATCGGCGCCGGAAAATATCAGACGCTGCGTTTTCTGTTAGCGGCGATGACGATGATACGGATGAGTGGATGAATACCTTTCGCGACAGGGCATCCCGTTGGTTTGACTGGGATACGCTGAAATCTCTGGGTGTAAAGAAACCCGTCGGCGGGGATAGCCCGGAAGAGAAAATGACCAAACAGGTACAGAAAAAAGAGCACCAAAGGCTTAGTGAGAAGAAGCTGCAGGAAGAGCACGAGACCATTGATTGGGATAAGCTTGGCATCGGCAAATTTGATGTTATGAACCTCACTATCGAAACCATGCAGAGTGCTTTGGTTCAATACAAGCTTGCGGGTTATCCGCCGGATCTTTTGGTTAACATTCCCAAGAATGCGAGCCGCAGCTATGACTACCATAAGGCGCCCGAACTGATTCAGCTTGGGCGTGAACGCATGGCGGCCGCTCTGGATCGTTATGAGGAAAGCCGAAGCAGCTCTGGCCCACTGGCTATTTGA